A stretch of the Theileria equi strain WA chromosome 1, complete sequence genome encodes the following:
- a CDS encoding signal peptide-containing protein (encoded by transcript BEWA_023080A) — MEVLILAKALVFFTILSVRHATAEPGDTPEVKEELIKFKNELRKNSLHARENMTRRKMLIEILDLMIEWLNELAFSTRKSLEKKSAQFTELNKNITTSLRVVYAKVKQIHTESDSLILEIDEFLKNGGNEDALSSIRYKARNLLSRDKAPLEELRKSYNELLTKVRKFAVYAINRGFRLPEFGQNYDFDLSPMGPYNENEHNHYVMSLGATIGEIFLVFVYCKNLPPISKEQMMASCDTLINLSRELMRDANYKKTFATGILEEVKALEEHIKAIEGRSNNLKDTIYMNRFHEEKKELIKEKNMMDELYRSISPDFPTVKIALGEVILELDKLATTDGANNPLHISAIRNILKVIKTIESIIKNIYLTCSKLSESYNSAKVHFSTAKSCLTESQKDLEEDGMQTYGLKPIAIVLVLLAIKV; from the coding sequence ATGGAGGTTTTAATTCTCGCAAAGGCCCTCGTTTTCTTTACCATACTGTCAGTAAGACATGCGACAGCTGAGCCTGGAGACACACCAGAAGTTAAAGAGGAGCTCATCAAGTTCAAGAATGAACTCCGTAAAAACTCGTTACATGCAAGGGAGAATATGACGAGACGGAAAATGTTGATAGAGATACTTGATCTCATGATTGAGTGGCTCAACGAATTGGCCTTTTCCACCAGAAAGTCCCTTGAGAAGAAAAGCGCACAATTTACTGAACTTAACAAGAACATTACTACATCACTAAGGGTAGTATATGCTAAAGTTAAACAAATACATACTGAATCAGATTCCCTGATCCTAGAAATTGACGAATTTTTGAAGAATGGAGGCAATGAAGACGCTCTCTCATCCATAAGATACAAGGCCAGAAATTTGCTTTCACGTGACAAAGCCCCTCTGGAAGAACTCAGGAAATCGTACAACGAGCTTCTCACCAAAGTTAGAAAGTTTGCGGTCTATGCAATAAATCGAGGCTTTAGACTCCCGGAATTTGGCCAAAATTACGATTTTGACCTCTCCCCAATGGGTCCatataatgaaaatgagCACAACCATTATGTTATGAGCCTGGGTGCAACCATAGGAGAAATATTCTTGGTCTTTGTCTACTGTAAAAACTTACCACCAATCTCAAAGGAACAAATGATGGCGAGTTGTGATACCCTAATAAACCTTTCCAGGGAACTTATGAGGGATGCAAATTACAAGAAAACGTTTGCAACAGGGATTTTGGAAGAGGTTAAGGCTCTCGAAGAACATATAAAGGCTATAGAAGGTAGATCCAACAACTTGAAAGATACGATTTACATGAATAGATTCCATGAAGAAAAAAAGGAGCTTATCAAGGAAAAAAACATGATGGACGAACTCTATCGTTCAATTTCTCCAGATTTCCCAACTGTTAAAATCGCTCTAGGAGAAGTTATTTTGGAATTGGATAAACTTGCTACGACAGATGGTGCTAATAATCCCTTGCACATTTCCGCCATAAGAAATATCCTAAAGGTCATTAAAACTATTGAGAGTATTATCAAGAACATTTATTTGACTTGCTCTAAGCTATCAGAAAGTTATAATTCTGCAAAAGTGCATTTTTCTACCGCTAAATCCTGTTTAACTGAATCACAAAAGGATTTGGAAGAAGACGGAATGCAAACTTATGGGCTCAAGCCAATTGCCATAGTCCTCGTTTTGCTGGCTATAAAAGTGTAA
- a CDS encoding hypothetical protein (encoded by transcript BEWA_023050A): MEPQKSWSARYNNLGDVIPGCYAISVTGVFPELPNGMN, from the exons ATGGAGCCTCAAAAGTCATGGTCTGCAAGATATAATAATCTGG GTGATGTAATTCCAGGATGCTATGCAATTTCCGTTACAGGAGTTTTTCCAGAGTTGCCAAATGGAATgaattaa
- a CDS encoding signal peptide-containing protein (encoded by transcript BEWA_023020A), whose amino-acid sequence MKLLSVFSLLFFFGLSSCADDVVLDGFSDPAPEEPTPVEAPESEGDDFVPEVEPYMRELLN is encoded by the coding sequence ATGAAGTTGCTTTCAGTATTTTCTTTGTTATTCTTTTTTGGACTATCCAGCTGTGCCGATGATGTCGTCCTCGATGGATTTTCGGATCCCGCACCTGAGGAACCTACTCCTGTAGAGGCTCCAGAATCTGAAGGTGATGATTTCGTTCCTGAGGTTGAGCCATACATGCGCGAATTATTGAACTAA
- a CDS encoding signal peptide-containing protein (encoded by transcript BEWA_023070A), translating to MNSVVFLQGLFLFIILSFKYADTVPGDIKDPIELDLSDELPDKVKIIPSVKFSGGSNYLVMKKHRSTHTIGAVVDKENLLVNSSEENMGRYVLVVPIGDGSRYVRVVTRSRTGSNYFTAVDEFIKGPSNFGYSRVSRISLDLDILTQQSSNLISIDVFPDPYSPQSVTAKFTVNKEMMHQAVIGRVKYGKYVVNDGVEGLIERSVTWEGGPDDPRITILSLYKDGMYYEIRYVFETEPDEGFHNYSDKIRLIHSYE from the exons ATGAATTCAGTCGTCTTCTTACAAGGATTATTTCTATTCATCATCTTATCATTTAAATACGCAGATACAGTACCTGGAGATATAAAGGATCCAATAGAATTGGATCTTTCCGATGAGCTTCCGGACAAAGTTAAGATTATTCCGTCCGTAAAGTTTTCTGGAGGCTCAAACTATTTAGTCATGAAAAAACACAGATCCACTCACACTATCGGAGCTGTAGTTGATAAAG AGAATCTGCTGGTCAACTCATCTGAAGAAAACATGGGAAGATACGTTCTGGTTGTACCAATTGGAGACGGATCAAGATACGTAAGAGTTGTGACTAGAAGTAGAACCGGCAGTAACTATTTTACTGCTGTTGACGAATTCATAAAGGGGCCCAGTAATTTCGGTTACTCTAGAGTATCTAGAATTTCTCTGGATTTAGACATTCTTACCCAGCAGAGTAGCAATTTAATAAGTATAGACGTCTTTCCAGACCCATATAGCCCTCAGTCTGTCACTGCAAAGTTTACTGTGAACAAGGAGATGATGCACCAAGCGGTTATTGGAAGAGTAAAGTACGGAAAATACGTCGTGAACGATGGAGTAGAGGGACTGATAGAAAGAAGCGTTACATGGGAAGGAGGACCGGATGATCCCAGAATAACGATTTTGTCTCTCTACAAAGACGGCATGTACTACGAAATTAGGTATGTATTTGAAACGGAACCGGATGAAGGATTCCACAATTATAGCGATAAAATAAGGTTGATACACTCGTATGAATGA
- a CDS encoding 5'-3' exonuclease, putative (encoded by transcript BEWA_023010A): MYLLLYALTGGVLCINFGKNGDLTQSLHLSDKSGPLYRSSLDECGDSTTKGGYPPNFRAKSYKTKYNCLKNQRKNAYIRAPERVLLFDATGLAYRCFFALPELKTHRGTDIACLMGFMNTLSRLHRLYHPKYLGIVFDSPGANNPKREIWPEYKKNRQIISDSFKTQLTWIREFCAILGLPVFIQKFTEADDIITSIIGFLRGENSGEDEEAYRPIVMDGKGIVPGKAKVRGIFDKFEQELRKQAPPVKISSGNEPAENKKNMLNENGYDVTVVTADKDLLQILSNNGTGNVNVKIVQPHKSYRVVTENTVRTEYGIEPERFSEYLALVGDASDNIPGVMGVGPKTAPKLIAKYNTFEEIISSPEIKKLGEKGGKYSESIRMAYDFHNIVRLKRNLHILDSTNELIKEKTLSCQFYSFLRIFSLQKAACKWTNITGI, encoded by the exons ATGTACCTTTTACTCTACGCCCTAACTGGTGGAGTTTTATGCATaaattttggtaaaaatggagatttaACGCAGAGTTTGCACTTGTCAGACAAGAGTGGGCCCCTTTATCGCAGCTCGTTGGACGAATGCGGAGATTCCACAACCAAGGGTGGATATCCTCCAAATTTTCGGGCAAAAAGTTACAAAACAAAGTATAACTGTCTAAAAAatcaaaggaagaatgcGTACATACGTGCACCTGAACGAGTTTTACTCTTTGATGCCACCGGATTAGCCTACCGCTGCTTCTTTGCACTTCCTGAGCTAAAAACACATAGAGGCACGGATATCGCATGTCTAATGGGCTTTATGAACACACTGTCACGTTTACACCGCCTCTATCATCCAAAGTATTTGGGAATCGTATTTGATTCTCCAGGAGCAAATAACCCCAAAAGGGAAATATGGCCGGAATATAAAAAAAACAGGCAGATTATATCGGATTCTTTCAAGACTCAGTTGACTTGGATCCGTGAATTCTGTGCAATTCTTGGACTTCCAGTCTTTATCCAAAAGTTCACAGAAGCTGATGACATTATTACTAGCATCATTGGTTTCTTGAGGGGTGAAAATTCTggagaggatgaagaagctTACCGACCAATTGTAATGGATGGGAAAGGAATTGTGCCAGGAAAAGCCAAGGTTAGGGGTATATTTGACAAGTTTGAGCAAGAGCTGAGAAAACAGGCTCCACCTGTAAAGATTTCCAGCGGAAATGAACCAGCAGAGAACAAGAAGAATATGCTCAACGAAAATGGGTACGATGTTACGGTTGTAACTGCCGATAAGGATCTGCTTCAAATACTCTCGAATAATGGGACTGGCAACGTAAATGTGAAAATTGTACAACCGCATAAATCCTATAGGGTTGTAACGGAGAATACCGTAAGAACAGAGTatg GAATTGAACCGGAGAGGTTTAGCGAATACTTGGCCCTAGTAGGTGATGCATCTGACAATATTCCGGGTGTTATGGGTGTAGGTCCTAAAACTGCACCGAAACTAATCGCAAAATATAATACATTCGAG GAAATCatatcatctccagagaTTAAAAAACTGGGTGAAAAGGGTGGTAAATATTCAGAGAGTATAAGAATGGCCTACGATTTCCACAATATAGTGAGACTTAAACGAAACTTGCATATTTTGGATTCTACCAATGAGTtgataaaggaaaagacATTATCTTGTCAGTTTTACAGTTTTCTCAGAATCTTTTCCCTACAAAAGGCGGCGTGCAAGTGGACAAATATCACAGGAATATGA
- a CDS encoding hypothetical protein (encoded by transcript BEWA_023030A), with product MRLSSLLYTIFIIKLVRSEKKVTFDILKPDSNKTKVNVSKYSGLESKRYTPKDGFRINKVKYGDKQLWKSRLRHSDGCKIIEIYSKEETKLLVLNVVKGGSLEFKRFEEVGGKWNDITLATFNNKLNEAKKKGSKPAAGTTTSPEVSSQAPTTSPEVSSQAPTTSPEVSSQAPTTSKSTKLSRWSARCAETTPITLDLAHPDRSKVCVDDHYSNGVKTKKYSPKDGYHISSVLDDTREVWTLFYTNTKCKLVRVYSKDGIEILYLDINCSCDPFSKHFEKVNGEWDEIDLNVFDKKVKEIRGGSNPEELVSSLASKVDESLFDVEEAEEDTVKVLKLTAKEGAEATKLAFDGVSLWEDKKKLCSSAILYLDGDKPTLAVLETKDKDNVTKVYRYHDGKQWKNGNEGTHKSKLEALEKKCNPDLKSKVDSSLFNVEDGEENGFKVLKLTVKHGISTNNLTFDDKEIWSGSKTFSKSSNLVEALIYFYKEVPALVTIQTIKGGIKSTVYKYYDGSKWQDGNMDEHNKSLAALKKRCEPTIPITLDLASTDKSKVKIGTKEDKGLKHTTYTPNTGFKITSVVDGKAMLWTASGDEKCCFARCYTKGDTSFLYITIKGGNDLAAKFFEKSGNDWKILKEDEFNERVKTVMGGAVKYTSQFGSKVDSTLFNVLDSAEDYVPVLKLKAKEGVTNNKLTYGSDVVWEDKKKSCSSALLYMDGEKPTLAVLVTRDDKNNKQSEVYRYHDGKEWKNDKENDHNKKLEALKENCKPSITTTPFKLDITNPDRTKLTINDINNTGLPYREYVAKDGYHIDHIVDGQFDLWIAPKGEICIAVKSFIQDAVTIIAIFIKDGDTKRRKCVEKAGGRWKDIDGQTFEEKLKAIREERVAGNEGAGNDGSPFTLLPPEQITSKQNAENHTENMVNAYASEILGAPAKKPKVVPRAESANEGIATDEPESVTEDTEPQVPSGPLTNCTLDLSKPDEDEISVKENKNYGGGVTQKDFSPQAGFKIDYILNGGTPVIKLSEGEEFKHIRLYSKRTSNLLMLTMKKLGGLEHQYYEKRAEEWHNLNDQNEFDRKLNTMKTSR from the coding sequence ATGAGATTATCCTCACTGCTTTATACAATCTTCATTATCAAGCTAGTGAGGTCTGAAAAGAAGGTTAcctttgacattttaaaacCAGACTCAAATAAAACGAAAGTTAATGTTAGTAAATACTCTGGACTAGAGAGCAAGAGGTACACCCCAAAGGATGGATTTCGTATAAACAAGGTCAAGTATGGAGATAAACAGTTATGGAAGTCCCGATTGAGACATAGTGATGGCTGTAAAATCATAGAAATCTATTCCAAGGAAGAGACAAAACTCTTGGTTTTAAATGTCGTAAAAGGAGGATCTCTAGAGTTTAAGCGTTTTGAGGAGGTGGGTGGAAAGTGGAATGACATCACTTTGGCTACATTTAACAATAAGCTTAATGaggcaaagaagaaagGCTCTAAACCTGCTGCTGGTACTACCACTTCTCCTGAAGTCTCTTCCCAGGCTCCTACCACTTCTCCTGAAGTCTCTTCCCAGGCTCCTACCACTTCTCCTGAAGTCTCTTCCCAGGCTCCTACCACTAGTAAGTCTACTAAGTTGAGCCGCTGGTCAGCCAGATGTGCTGAGACTACTCCCATCACTCTGGATCTTGCTCATCCTGACCGGTCCAAGGTATGTGTAGATGATCATTATAGTAATGGAGTAAAGACCAAGAAATActctccaaaggatggttATCATATATCCTCAGTTTTGGACGATACAAGGGAGGTTTGGACTCTATTTTACACCAACACAAAGTGCAAACTTGTAAGGGTGTATTCTAAGGATGGTATAGAAATTCTTTATCTAGATATTAACTGTAGCTGCGATCCATTCTCTAAGcactttgaaaaggtaaatggagaatgggATGAAATTGATTTAAACGTGTTTGATAAGAAGGTAAAAGAGATTAGAGGAGGATCTAACCCTGAGGAACTTGTAAGTTCGCTAGCTTCCAAAGTAGATGAATCCTTATTCGATGTAGAGGAGGCTGAGGAAGATACTGTCAAGGTTCTTAAACTCACAGCTAAGGAGGGTGCTGAGGCTACTAAGCTCGCATTTGATGGTGTATCACTATGGGAAGATAAGAAAAAGTTATGTTCTTCTGCCATCTTGTATCTCGATGGAGACAAGCCTACTCTTGCCGTTTTAGAAACAAAGGATAAGGATAATGTTACAAAGGTTTAcagataccatgatggtaagcagtggaagaatggtaacGAAGGGACTCACAAGAGTAAGCTAGAAGCTCTAGAGAAGAAGTGTAATCCCGATCTCAAATCCAaagtagattcttcactctttaatgtagaGGATGGAGAAGAGAATGGCTTTAAGGTTCTTAAACTGACTGTAAAGCATGGTATCTCTACCAACAACCTTACTTTTGATGACAAAGAGATATGGTCTGGTAGTAAGACGTTTAGTAAATCTTCAAACCTGGTGGAGGCTCTGATATACTTTTACAAGGAGGTCCCAGCATTAGTTACTATCCAGACCATCAAAGGAGGCATTAAATCCACAGTTTACAAGTACTATGATGGTAGTAAATGGCAAGATGGTAATATGGATGAGCATAACAAGAGTCTGGCCGCTTTAAAGAAGAGATGTGAACCTACTATTCCTATTACTCTTGACCTTGCGAGTACCGATAAATCAAAGGTAAAGATAGGGACGAAGGAAGATAAGGGTCTAAAACATACCACATATACTCCGAATACTGGTTTCAAGATTACTTCTGTTGTTGACGGTAAAGCTATGCTTTGGACagcttctggagatgaaaagtgtTGCTTCGCTAGGTGTTACACAAAGGGTGATACTTCATTCCTTTACATAACTATAAAGGGTGGTAATGACTTGGCAGCTAAATTCTTTGAGAAGAGTGGTAACGACtggaaaattttaaaggagGATGAGTTTAATGAGAGGGTAAAGACAGTGATGGGAGGAGCCGTGAAATATACAAGTCAATTCGGCTCCAAAGTAGATTCTACTCTCTTTAACGTCTTGGACTCCGCTGAAGATTATGTCCCAGTTCTCAAGCTCAAAGCCAAGGAAGGTGTGACTAATAACAAACTTACCTATGGATCTGACGTAGTCTGGGAAGATAAGAAGAAATCCTGCTCCTCTGCTctcttgtatatggatggagagaagccCACTCTTGCAGTACTTGTTACCAGGGAtgataagaataataagCAGAGCGAGGTTTACAGATACCATGACggtaaagaatggaagaatgataaagagaatGATCATAACAAGAAGCTTGAGGCTCTAAAGGAGAATTGTAAGCCTTCAattactactactccattcaAACTGGATATCACTAACCCTGACAGAACTAAATTAACCATTAATGACATCAACAATACTGGATTGCCATACAGAGAATATGTTGCAAAGGATGGTTATCATATAGACCACATTGTTGATGGCCAATTTGATCTTTGGATTGCACCTAAAGGAGAAATATGCATAGCAGTTAAATCCTTTATACAAGACGCAGTCACGATCATTGccatatttataaaggatggtgatACAAAGAGGCGTAAATGCGTTGAGAAAGCTGGTGGACGGTGGAAAGATATTGATGGTCAAACATTTGAAGAAAAACTAAAAGCAATCAGGGAAGAACGAGTTGCTGGAAATGAGGGTGCAGGGAATGATGGTTCACCCTTTACCCTATTACCTCCTGAACAAATTACATCTAAACAGAACGCTGAAAACCACACCGAGAATATGGTCAATGCGTATGCATCTGAGATTTTAGGTGCCCCCGCAAAGAAGCCAAAGGTTGTTCCGAGAGCTGAGAGTGCAAATGAAGGTATTGCTACCGACGAACCTGAAAGTGTAACGGAAGATACAGAACCTCAAGTTCCATCTGGACCTCTCACAAATTGCACTTTAGATCTTTCAAAACCTGACGAGGATGAAATATCTGTAAAGGAAAATAAGAATTATGGAGGTGGAGTAACACAAAAGGACTTTTCTCCACAGGCTGGTTTCAAAATAGATTACATTCTTAATGGTGGAACACCAGTTATTAAGCTTTCAGAAGGCGAGGAATTTAAACATATACGTTTATATTCCAAGAGGACTTCCAACCTACTCATGCTTACCATGAAGAAACTTGGGGGCCTCGAGCACCAGTATTATGAGAAAAGAGCTGAAGAGTGGCATAATCTCAATGATCAAAATGAGTTTGATAGGAAACTAAATACAATGAAAACCTCTAGATAA
- a CDS encoding hypothetical protein (encoded by transcript BEWA_023040A) produces MSSISTRQPYSAVNDIQNRCICLYKMDNHNDGAIPTVSVLKFRGTLALLFVIDKNALLMKVWR; encoded by the coding sequence ATGTCTTCCATTTCTACCAGACAGCCGTACAGCGCAGTGAATGACATTCAAAATAGGTGCATTTGTTTGTACAAAATGGATAATCATAATGATGGAGCCATTCCTACCGTCAGTGTACTAAAATTTAGAGGTACCTTGGCATTACTATTCGttattgataaaaatgcaCTTCTAATGAAGGTATGGAGATAG
- a CDS encoding hypothetical protein (encoded by transcript BEWA_023000A) produces the protein MYSHVRDRRIYGDVLPPSIEIKRDTNQLARVFCRQYRKVTRIDVLDKLPENYPQYCRERSAIKEIVFADDILATVYSACCSRYSPTEQDRELPAHLTWLFQDLHGKRAVWKF, from the exons ATGTATAGTCATGTCAGAGACCGCAGGATTTATGGCGACGTCTTACCACCCTCCATTGAGATTAAAAGGGACACCAACCAGCTCGCTAGGGTCTTTTGCAGGCAGTACAGAAAG GTGACAAGGATTGATGTGCTTGACAAACTGCCAGAGAATTATCCTCAGTACTGCCGCGAAAGGAGCGCTATAAAGGAAATTGTATTCGCGGATGACATTCTGGCTACAGTGTACTCTGCATGTTGCTCTAGATATTCACCTACAGAACAAGATCGGGAGTTGCCCGCGCATTTGACTTGGTTATTTCAAGATTTACATGGAAAACGTGCAgtttggaaattttaa
- a CDS encoding hypothetical protein (encoded by transcript BEWA_023060A), with product MATIGKSMRKNYVDIDISQSTENDWGINYMYRHEISIKQESQIRTPVRLKGYKRYTHTLRNNSCVGRVIYKLEEQMGLGHKIKSESYVKVVVFYWAHDNMNYLPLLVGFSREINDEDKYEYYLKSSYTEENTAWIKDGTINRNGSNLAVKLNEISNNLKHFVTIDIYATNQYFFNGKHTTPKMNEDVRISVNIYTVDFNYKKYTHSLSSGGFMNIMTIRANSKGVPFRERHISEKCLCASFYHWSGNDDMSTPLLLELTYSSDEKNKSKFFKLEDGAWVCHESISDNPLGYLRKLNCEINKAHCMDFTHQENYRCKSCGIQIQVVPCDQQEGDYSVFRQVIRSEKVNYNAKNRFSIASFQYDGCTQSGIESSKGVKEVRLFFYPRHGGDPLLMYYSLEGEKKWYKADPISANKWNELKESDRPSGDSDERVLSLLICSHSPPIAVDIKEGVSIENGKYITYPYTSENINETISVLRNDLEGSYHCFVHSVRGKDSFRIHSLSYGDFTLENTKCSDILTEVTVFYWCNDKDYEKPLLIELKLKNGRYKYLDRKAANSNTWTFCNKGNTCQLTGSALTKKLDCVVNRDFASLSTIMIDTLVTVIFGLGMICFAIHEGINAVTNPKRSLTYKLISLCKKRL from the coding sequence ATGGCAACAATTGGTAAGAGTATGAGGAAGAATTATGTGGATATCGATATTTCTCAGTCAACCGAAAATGACTGGGGAATTAACTATATGTACAGGCATGAGATTTCAATAAAGCAAGAGTCGCAGATTAGAACTCCTGTAAGGCTCAAAGGATACAAGAGATACACTCATACACTTAGAAATAACTCTTGTGTTGGCCGAGTAATCTACAAATTGGAGGAACAAATGGGATTAGGTcataaaataaaaagtGAAAGCTATGTAAAAGTGGTTGTCTTCTACTGGGCACACGATAATATGAATTATTTACCTCTTCTCGTAGGATTTTCCCGAGAAATTAATGATGAGGATAAGTACGAGTATTACTTAAAAAGTAGCTATACTGAGGAAAATACTGCATGgataaaggatggtacTATAAATCGAAATGGAAGCAATCTTGCGGTAAAACTCAATGAAATTAGCAACAATCTAAAACACTTTGTTACTATAGATATCTATGCCACAAATCAGTACTTTTTTAATGGAAAGCATACTACTCCAAAAATGAATGAAGATGTAAGAATTTCTGTTAACATCTATACTGTGGATTTCAACtacaaaaaatatactcataGTCTTTCGAGCGGAGGATTTATGAATATAATGACGATAAGAGCGAATAGTAAAGGTGTACCATTTAGAGAACGTCACATCTCTGAAAAATGTCTATGCGCCTCTTTTTACCACTGGAGTGGGAATGACGATATGAGCACACCACTTCTTCTAGAATTAACATACTCCAGTGACGAGAAAAATAAGTCTAAATTCTTTAAGTTAGAAGATGGAGCCTGGGTATGTCATGAATCGATAAGTGACAACCCTCTTGGATACCTTAGAAAACTAAACTGCGAAATAAACAAGGCCCATTGTATGGATTTCACACATCAGGAAAATTATAGATGCAAATCTTGTGGTATTCAAATTCAAGTAGTACCTTGTGATCAACAAGAAGGGGATTATTCAGTTTTTAGACAAGTCATTAGGAGTGAAAAGGTTAATTATAATGCGAAAAACAGATTTTCTATTGCTTCATTTCAATATGATGGCTGTACTCAGAGTGGGATAGAATCATCAAAGGGTGTAAAAGAGGTTAGACTTTTCTTTTATCCAAGGCATGGTGGAGATCCTCTTCTGATGTATTATTCCCTTGAGGGAGAGAAAAAATGGTATAAGGCCGACCCAATATCAGCAaataaatggaatgaaTTAAAAGAGAGTGATAGACCCAGTGGAGATTCTGATGAACGAGTTTTATCACTTTTAATATGTTCTCATTCTCCACCCATTGCAGTAGATATAAAAGAGGGTGTTAGCATTGAAAATGGGAAATACATTACATATCCGTATACCTCTGAAAATATTAACGAAACAATAAGTGTATTGAGGAATGACTTAGAAGGTAGTTATCATTGTTTTGTTCATAGTGTAAGGGGGAAAGATAGTTTTAGAATTCACTCATTGAGTTACGGGGATTTCACTCtagaaaatacaaaatgtTCTGATATTCTAACTGAAGTAACAGTATTCTATTGGTGCAATGACAAAGATTATGAAAAACCGCTGCTAATAGAACTTAAATTAAAGAACGGTAGATACAAATACTTGGATAGAAAAGCGGCAAACTCAAACACATGGACATTCTGTAACAAGGGTAACACCTGCCAACTTACTGGATCAGCCCTAACTAAAAAGTTAGATTGTGTAGTAAATAGGGACTTTGCATCTCTTTCTACCATTATGATAGATACATTGGTAACTGTCATTTTTGGACTTGGAATGATATGTTTTGCGATACACGAAGgaattaatgcagtaaCTAACCCCAAAAGGAGCCTGACCTACAAACTGATTAGTCTATGCAAAAAACGCCTGTGA